Proteins encoded by one window of Ictidomys tridecemlineatus isolate mIctTri1 chromosome 7, mIctTri1.hap1, whole genome shotgun sequence:
- the LOC144365724 gene encoding uncharacterized protein LOC144365724, with translation MTPGPLLLTKEKLSGGLRLTFFPNLANTVAEVGKAKPYGTGWEARQAVKTLSQLQPLPPPPPPQAGLRTYTEQGAELPRRSQGRLLPFRDPGASPRPRLSSRQPREPRRPPRPSRESPTGAQVSSWPETTCAACGDLRFGRLHSPGFPPLWEAARRASGWPWEWERNAGAWTRRGRRGDVLPQTKRQVLERRAPRTSDLAIQGKGRPPAENPQRTKLREW, from the exons ATGACACCAGGTCCTCTCCTCCT aacaaaagaaaaactgtcCGGGGGTCTTCGTTTAACCTTCTTTCCAAACTTAGCTAACACTGTAGCTGAAGTTGGAAAGGCAAAGCCTTATGGAACCGGGTGGGAGGCTCGACAGGCCGTGAAGACCCTGAGCCAGCTCCAGCCActgccgccaccgccgccgccgcagGCCGGGCTCCGCACTTATACGGAGCAGGGGGCGGAGCTCCCTCGCCGCTCTCAGGGCCGCCTCCTCCCCTTCAGGGACCCCGGGGCGTCTCCGCGGCCGAGGCTGAGCTCCCGCCAACCCCGTGAGCCGCGCCGCCCTCCACGTCCTTCCCGAGAGTCGCCCACAGGGGCGCAAGTGTCCAGCTGGCCAGAAACCACCTGCGCAGCCTGCGGGGACCTCCGCTTCGGCCGGCTCCACTCGCCAGGTTTTCCCCCTCTCTGGGAAGCCGCGAGAAGGGCATCCGGGTGGCCGTGGGAGTGGGAACGGAACGCAGGTGCCTGGACACGGCGGGGGCGGCGTGGAGACGTTTTGCCCCAGACCAAGAGGCAAGTGCTGGAGAGACGGGCTCCGCGCACTAGCGACCTGGCCATCCAGGGGAAGGGAAGGCCGCCAGCAG AAAATCCCCAGAGGACAAAGCTGAGAGAATGGTGA